From the genome of Torulaspora globosa chromosome 2, complete sequence, one region includes:
- the MET2 gene encoding homoserine O-acetyltransferase (ancestral locus Anc_1.68), with product MSGTLQSRRLKEIDVGEIAEINPFVKLVNDQRIVEIPEMVLESEIRITNFPIAYKSWGSLNEKADNCLVVCHALTGSADVADWWGPLLGDGLAFDPSRFFVICLNSMGSPYGSFSPLCQNEETGRAYGPEFPLCTVRDDVRAHKMVLDSLGVTSIACVVGGSMGGMLALEWATMYGKDYVRNMVALATSARHSAWCISWSEAQRQSIYSDPKYQDGYYSLQDPPTAGLSAARMSALLTYRSRNSFETKFARRTPSAEQENKAGKQSLPPPSTVSEHSMQIHNDGNRSRYEPTRMSVSSSTSSSCSFHSASSITSNCSAVGEVKEVKPAQTYFSAQSYLRYQGSKFVNRFDSNCYISITRKLDTHDLARDRPEYNEDLTQVLHSIMQPSLIIGIKSDGLFTYSEQEFLAENIPNSTLEKIESPEGHDAFLLQFKLINSLIVNFLRKNAEEIMNSPPRLWKEQNQLQTVNESLFGEAEEVTNW from the coding sequence ATGTCCGGTACATTGCAGTCGAGAAGgttgaaagagattgatgtGGGGGAGATTGCTGAAATAAACCCGTTCGTTAAGCTGGTGAATGACCAGAGAATTGTGGAAATACCAGAAATGGTGCTGGAGTCCGAGATAAGGATAACGAATTTTCCTATCGCGTATAAATCGTGGGGTAGCCTCAACGAGAAGGCAGACAATTGTCTGGTGGTGTGCCATGCGCTCACGGGGTCTGCGGACGTGGCAGACTGGTGGGGGCCTCTTCTGGGAGATGGTCTGGCGTTCGATCCGTCGAGGTTCTTTGTGATATGTCTGAACTCGATGGGCTCGCCGTACGGGTCGTTCTCACCGCTTTGTCAAAACGAGGAGACTGGAAGAGCGTACGGGCCGGAGTTCCCGCTCTGCACGGTGCGAGACGACGTGCGGGCCCACAAGATGGTGCTGGACTCCTTGGGAGTGACGTCAATAGCGTGCGTTGTGGGTGGATCTATGGGTGGCATGCTGGCGCTCGAATGGGCGACCATGTACGGCAAGGATTATGTCAGGAACATGGTTGCATTGGCTACTTCAGCTAGGCACTCGGCTTGGTGCATTTCGTGGTCGGAAGCGCAGAGACAATCGATTTACTCCGACCCGAAGTATCAAGATGGCTACTACTCTTTACAGGATCCTCCTACGGCTGGTCTGTCGGCCGCCCGTATGTCGGCGCTGCTGACCTACCGCTCGAGGAACAGCTTTGAAACGAAATttgctcgaagaactcCTTCAGCTGAGCAGGAGAATAAGGCAGGGAAACAGAGCCTGCCACCGCCATCTACTGTGAGCGAACATTCTATGCAGATTCATAACGATGGAAACAGAAGCCGTTACGAACCTACCCGCATGAGCGTCTCGTCATCCACGTCGTCATCATGTTCATTCCACTCAGCATCTTCAATAACCTCTAACTGTTCCGCTGTAGGCGAAGTCAAAGAAGTTAAACCCGCACAAACATACTTCTCCGCTCAAAGCTATCTGCGATACCAGGGAAGTAAGTTTGTGAACAGATTCGATTCTAACTGCTACATCTCGATAACACGCAAGCTAGACACCCATGACCTGGCTCGTGACAGGCCGGAATATAACGAGGACCTGACGCAGGTTCTGCATTCAATAATGCAGCCTTCGCTAATAATAGGGATAAAATCAGATGGACTATTCACCTACTCAGAACAGGAGTTCCTAGCGGAAAATATACCGAACTCCACcttggagaagattgagTCCCCAGAAGGTCACGATGCTTTTCTCCTACAATTCAAATTGATTAACAGCCTGATTGTCAATTTCCTACGTAAAAATGCCGAGGAGATCATGAattctcctcctcgtcttTGGAAAGAACAAAATCAGCTGCAAACTGTGAACGAATCTCTGTTCGGAGAGGCGGAAGAAGTTACCAACTGGTAA
- the ATG26 gene encoding sterol 3-beta-glucosyltransferase (ancestral locus Anc_1.69): MAPTTRGRGPSDSSSRSLSPIGNPGKLRSALSPSRHLPNPISKLGRYAKSRANSISSPTNETSVKKIQDIEDDDLAKSKYMMKSIVGLLTTASMYAGMDDAQEADELAQHIVPDDEEEEEIGKNKPKGSGGQSDEVAVYKEPGKDQKTKPEKVPLPLSPAVRKPTLFSFSVVPTDDLDSDSTADSSKLTGRRKIITQLLSHFKLDPSETLLKEYFAWLLKDVLVQGKLLITSKHILFFAYLPKSPGTVKLSGNLNIRSTLRASSRYWCVLKDHTLTLYTSPTEVYFPVLTIDLRSVTSVRIDKLSSTDGSQKTFKVSSNERTYVFTADTDYSARTWCNALKKQQFAEQNSDNDSVSLKIPLANVIDIDDQTIVKQALTVRIRALESTSSYAIDDFHFVFLDGTGFTLMKVVKDQISALSDAGMRILFDNVVIDDQRSRSPTVKSADGSDADNGARGASPVTKGERFSSHELFIDRALQRPAGSDAKDTGEISWRRRIREISGNWLLAKPPAIDSAEDTVVEYYSKSSSLGANGSPQANLGDQISDDDISEETSRESRRAKLAGWTTKPFKNVAEMWSGHPMHYANDFIPFSEDDPYLVKDKHKLAAIHRFQRHFKLTNDECLISSSFTYLTRNIPLYGKLYIANSVMCFRTLLPTVNTKMILPLSDIETCYKEKGFRFGYLGLVVVIRGHEELFFEFSTALARDDAEYILLKQLDEFKPKSKLPLVATTNILETDIDNAKLKFFEDKINAEGFEVPLLFDESPFFKTKIKPTRSYKIGILTIGSRGDVQPYIALGKGLIKEGHQVTIITHGEFHSFVTSHGINFEEIAGDPAELMALMVEHESMNVSLLRDASSRFRGWITSLLDTSWVACKSLQLDILIESPSAMAGIHIAEALEIPYFRAFTMPWTRTRAYPHAFIVPDQKRGGNYNYLTHVLFENLFWKGISGQVNKWRLESLGLNRTNLDMLQQGKVPFFYNVSPTVFSPSVDFSEWIKVTGYWFLDEKHTYEPPQELADFINKAKKLNKKLVYIGFGSIVVSNAKEMTKAICKAVTDADVYCILNKGWSERLNDKTCTQVEVPLPECVFNAGNVPHDWLFPQMDAAVHHGGSGTTGATLRAGLPTVVKPFFGDQFFYALRVEDIGAGVALKKLNSSSLAHALKEVTTNKRMLDKAQLIKRQIAVEDGVQTAINCLYGELEYARSLVVSKRRRSKVETTNMGKAQSKADVEKGREGWTLV, from the coding sequence ATGGCTCCCACcacaagaggaagagggCCATCAGACTCCAGCTCGCGATCACTCTCTCCTATTGGGAATCCCGGTAAGCTACGCTCAGCTCTTTCGCCTTCAAGACATCTACCGAATCCGATCTCTAAGCTGGGCAGATATGCGAAGAGTAGAGCAAATTCGATTAGCTCTCCTACAAACGAAACAAGCGTCAAGAAGATCcaagatattgaagatgatgatcttgcCAAATCGAAATAtatgatgaaaagcatTGTTGGACTTTTAACCACGGCTAGTATGTATGCCGGTATGGATGACGCTCAGGAGGCCGATGAACTAGCCCAGCACATTGTAcctgatgatgaggaagaagaagagatagGAAAAAACAAACCAAAGGGCTCTGGTGGTCAGAGCGATGAAGTTGCAGTATACAAAGAACCAGGGAAAGATCAGAAAACTAAACCTGAAAAGGTGCCCTTGCCGTTGAGCCCAGCGGTGAGAAAACCTACATTGTTTTCCTTCTCAGTAGTGCCTACAGATGACTTGGATTCTGATTCAACTGCCGATTCATCAAAACTAACTGGAAGGCGGAAGATAATAACACAGCTTTTAAGCCATTTCAAATTGGACCCAAGCGAAactttgttgaaggagtACTTTGCTTGGTTGCTGAAAGAtgttcttgttcaaggTAAGCTACTAATCACCAGCAAACATATCCTTTTTTTTGCCTATTTGCCTAAAAGTCCTGGAACAGTGAAACTCAGCGGCAATTTAAACATACGATCGACGCTCAGGGCTTCGTCGCGATACTGGTGTGTTTTAAAAGATCACACTCTCACGCTTTATACCTCACCTACCGAAGTTTACTTTCCGGTGCTAACTATCGATTTGAGAAGTGTTACTAGTGTAAGAATCGATAAACTATCATCGACTGACGGCTCTCAAAAGACTTTCAAAGTCAGCAGTAATGAAAGAACTTATGTCTTTACTGCTGATACAGATTATTCCGCAAGAACCTGGTGTAATgcgctgaagaaacagcaATTTGCTGAGCAAAATTCAGACAATGATTCTGTTAGTCTCAAAATACCTTTAGCGAATGTTATTGACATTGATGACCAAACGATAGTGAAACAAGCCTTGACTGTTCGAATACGCGCATTAGAGAGCACTTCTTCATATGCTATTGATGATTTTCATTTCGTGTTTCTAGACGGAACGGGTTTCACTCTTATGAAAGTGGTAAAAGACCAAATCTCTGCTCTTAGCGACGCAGGTATGCGCATCCTTTTCGATAATGTGGTAATTGACGATCAGCGGAGCCGATCGCCTACTGTCAAGTCTGCAGATGGATCTGATGCTGATAACGGCGCTCGGGGTGCTTCTCCTGTCACTAAAGGGGAAAGATTCTCATCGCATGAATTATTTATTGACAGAGCGTTACAACGACCAGCTGGCTCGGATGCTAAAGATACTGGTGAAATATCgtggagaagaagaatcagagAAATAAGTGGCAACTGGTTGTTGGCAAAGCCTCCTGCAATCGATAGTGCCGAAGATACCGTCGTGGAATACTATTCcaaatcttcttcgctaGGTGCTAATGGATCGCCGCAGGCCAACTTAGGTGACCAAATATCAGACGATGACATATCAGAAGAAACAAGCCGTGAGTCGAGAAGAGCTAAACTGGCAGGCTGGACGACCAAGCCATTCAAAAATGTCGCAGAGATGTGGAGTGGCCACCCGATGCATTACGCCAACGATTTTATACCATTTAGCGAGGATGATCCATACCTAGTAAAGGATAAGCATAAGTTGGCAGCTATTCATCGTTTCCAAAGGCACTTCAAGCTGACAAATGATGAATGTCTCATAAGCTCCTCGTTTACATATTTAACCAGGAACATTCCGCTTTATGGGAAACTTTACATTGCAAATAGTGTAATGTGTTTTCGGACATTACTCCCAACGGTTAATACTAAAATGATTCTTCCATTGAGCGACATTGAGACCTGCTATAAGGAGAAAGGATTCAGGTTCGGATATTTGGGGCTCGTAGTAGTCATCAGGGGACATGAAGAGCTCTTTTTCGAGTTCAGTACTGCGCTCGCCAGGGATGACGCTGAATAtattcttttgaagcaattaGACGAATTCAAACCAAAATCAAAACTACCGTTGGTGGCTACAACAAATATTTTAGAGACTGACATTGATAATGCTAAGttgaaattcttcgagGACAAGATTAATGCCGAAGGATTCGAAGTACCCTTGCTTTTTGATGAGAGCcccttcttcaagacaaAGATAAAGCCCACACGAAGCTATAAGATTGGTATACTTACCATAGGATCTCGTGGTGATGTTCAGCCTTACATTGCACTGGGAAAAGGGCTAATAAAGGAAGGTCATCAAGTTACAATTATAACGCACGGTGAATTTCACTCTTTTGTCACGAGCCATGGAATCAATTTTGAGGAGATTGCTGGCGACCCAGCTGAACTTATGGCTCTAATGGTTGAGCATGAGTCCATGAACGTTAGTCTTCTGAGAGACGCCTCTTCGCGATTTAGAGGATGGATAACATCTTTGCTTGATACTTCCTGGGTGGCCTGTAAGAGCCTTCAACTTGATATCCTTATAGAATCTCCATCGGCTATGGCGGGTATTCACATCGCAGAAGCACTTGAAATTCCTTACTTCAGAGCATTTACTATGCCTTGGACCAGAACAAGGGCTTATCCCCATGCTTTCATAGTTCCAGATCAGAAGCGTGGAGGTAACTATAATTATCTCACTCATGTGCTTTTCGAGAATCTGTTTTGGAAAGGCATAAGTGGACAAGTTAACAAATGGAGACTTGAGTCTCTGGGTCTCAATAGGACAAATCTGGATATGTTACAACAAGGTAAGGTCCCGTTTTTTTATAACGTCTCACCAACCGTCTTCTCACCGTCTGTCGATTTCAGTGAATGGATCAAAGTAACCGGTTACTGGTTTTTAGATGAAAAGCATACCTACGAACCCCCTCAAGAATTGGCCGATTTCATTAATaaagccaagaagctgaacaaaAAGTTGGTCTATATCGGTTTCGGTTCAATAGTAGTTTCAAATGCTAAGGAAATGACCAAAGCTATCTGTAAGGCTGTAACAGATGCTGATGTCTATTGCATTTTAAACAAGGGCTGGTCTGAGAGATTGAATGATAAAACCTGCACGCAGGTCGAAGTACCACTTCCGGAATGCGTCTTTAATGCTGGTAATGTGCCTCATGATTGGTTGTTCCCCCAAATGGACGCAGCAGTTCACCATGGAGGCTCTGGCACTACTGGTGCTACTCTGAGAGCGGGCCTCCCTACTGTTGTAAAGCCTTTTTTTGGAGACCAATTTTTCTATGCTCTACGAGTCGAGGATATTGGCGCAGGCGTcgccttgaagaagcttaaCAGCTCCTCCTTAGCTCATGCCTTGAAGGAAGTTACGACGAATAAAAGGATGCTAGACAAGGCTCAACTAATAAAAAGGCAAATAGCCGTTGAAGATGGGGTTCAGACGGCAATCAATTGTCTTTACGGTGAACTGGAGTATGCAAGAAGCCTAGTTGtttcaaaaagaagaagatcaaaggTCGAAACGACAAACATGGGAAAGGCGCAATCCAAAGCAGATGTTGAGAAAGGGCGAGAAGGATGGACTTTAGTGTAA
- the ISC1 gene encoding inositol phosphosphingolipid phospholipase (ancestral locus Anc_1.70), producing the protein MTQDSTSSGRNELKKPEASIRFLTFNTWGLKWASKHRKQRLRAIADELAGISCSVPLTGSDFLYGSSSGEERANDYDVVALQEIWCKEDWDYIAAKCSEAFPYQRIFYSGIIAGPGLAILSKIPIQSTFLYRFPINGRPSAVHRGDWYVGKSVAITLLQPVDHKTHPVAILNSHMHAPYALTGDAAYACHRSCQAWDFSKLANLYKKAGYAVIISGDLNSRPGSLPHKFLTMETGLVDSWEQLNGKQDLQLIARQRPLEQLKYGCTTCDSLLNTWRASRKPDEACRLDYALIDPERLQTLDAGVRFTGRIPNIGSFSDHFAYTCTLKLLPKRDPVTVDSMSDGRGSRELLFRKFANYEEMIQCIASYRVVAMRQKLFRCLHFYFSILLLIGALVVTTFTANKAGWSSIFWVLFAIVVSVTGTIDGFISFLFGRKELRALKEVEEEVLCAQRYLKALLKEKTK; encoded by the coding sequence ATGACTCAGGATTCCACCAGTAGCGGTAGAAATGAGTTGAAAAAGCCAGAGGCAAGCATAAGGTTTTTGACTTTCAATACTTGGGGACTCAAATGGGCTTCAAAACATAGAAAGCAAAGATTGAGAGCCATTGCAGATGAGTTGGCTGGCATATCATGTTCCGTGCCATTAACGGGTAGCGATTTCCTTTATGGCAGTTCGAGCGGTGAGGAACGAGCCAATGATTACGATGTTGTAGCTTTGCAAGAGATCTGGTGTAAGGAAGACTGGGATTATATAGCCGCAAAATGTTCCGAGGCGTTCCCCTACCAGAGGATTTTTTACTCGGGGATTATAGCTGGTCCTGGTCTTGCCATCCTTTCGAAGATTCCGATTCAATCGACTTTTCTGTATCGCTTCCCTATTAACGGTAGACCCAGCGCTGTGCATCGTGGCGATTGGTATGTAGGCAAATCAGTGGCTATCACACTGCTACAACCAGTGGATCACAAAACTCACCCAGTGGCCATTTTGAATAGCCACATGCATGCGCCTTACGCCCTAACCGGCGATGCCGCGTATGCTTGTCACAGGTCTTGTCAGGCATGGGATTTTAGCAAATTGGCGAACCTCTACAAGAAGGCCGGATATGCTGTTATTATTTCAGGAGACCTTAACTCGAGACCAGGCTCACTTCCTCACAAATTCCTAACAATGGAGACTGGTTTGGTCGATTCGTGGGAGCAGCTGAACGGGAAGCAAGATCTGCAACTAATTGCCAGACAAAGACCTTtggagcagctgaaatatGGCTGCACGACCTGTGACTCTCTACTCAACACTTGGAGGGCCTCGCGCAAGCCTGACGAAGCCTGCAGACTTGACTACGCATTGATAGATCCCGAACGGCTGCAGACCCTTGACGCCGGTGTCAGATTCACTGGGAGAATTCCCAACATCGGGAGCTTCTCAGACCATTTTGCCTATACTTGTACCTTGAAACTGCTGCCCAAACGGGACCCTGTGACCGTCGATTCGATGAGTGATGGTCGTGGATCCAGAGAGCTGTTATTTCGTAAATTCGCGAATTACGAAGAAATGATACAGTGCATCGCAAGCTATAGAGTCGTGGCAATGAGACAGAAGCTTTTCAGGTGTTTGCATTTTTACTTTTCGATCCTGCTGCTTATCGGTGCCCTAGTTGTGACAACTTTTACGGCAAACAAGGCCGGTTGGTCCTCGATTTTCTGGGTCCTGTTTGCAATCGTGGTTTCAGTGACAGGAACAATTGACGGCTTTATTTCCTTTCTATTTGGCAGGAAAGAGTTGCGAGCCCTCAAAGAGGTCGAGGAGGAAGTGTTATGTGCCCAAAGATATCTGAAAGCTCTTCTTAAAGAAAAAACAAAGTGA
- the SPC25 gene encoding kinetochore-associated Ndc80 complex subunit SPC25 (ancestral locus Anc_1.71): MQGKIAQFAELRTRLDDFEKRINDALTQRISSVLEYVQKYRDEVSELQIKHHAISERFTKLQNEEESLEIERYTFRKDAEDTRNKLETYHIRKRQLESQRAELLQESSELDAMLEHKEQEIREQKEKMIKQRQRDNPELQLYERLLGMHIDASQPGTLHFRFQQFDDKDVARSCDLTLDVSSEDFTILRSNPELDDDDAKKKLLESLNKHGDIATFLVNSRHLLISRALRQQ, encoded by the coding sequence ATGCAAGGGAAGATAGCCCAGTTTGCTGAATTACGAACGCGGCTTGATGACTTCGAGAAGAGAATAAACGATGCGCTGACCCAACGTATAAGCTCCGTCCTCGAATATGTACAAAAGTATCGGGACGAAGTGAGCGAGCTGCAGATCAAGCATCATGCTATCTCGGAGAGATTTACCAAATTACAGAACGAGGAGGAGTCACTTGAGATCGAAAGGTACACTTTCAGGAAGGATGCGGAAGACACAAGAAACAAACTAGAGACATACCATATAAGAAAGCGCCAACTGGAGTCTCAGCGGGCGGAGTTACTGCAAGAATCAAGTGAGCTAGATGCTATGCTGGAGCATAAAGAGCAGGAGATTAGAGAacagaaggagaagatgatcaaacAACGACAGCGCGACAACCCGGAGCTGCAACTTTATGAGAGGTTGCTAGGAATGCACATCGACGCTTCGCAGCCTGGCACACTACATTTCAGATTCCAGCAGTTTGACGATAAAGACGTAGCTCGCTCGTGCGATCTAACTTTGGACGTCTCGAGTGAAGATTTTACAATACTCAGATCAAATCCAGAGcttgacgatgatgatgcAAAGAAAAAGCTCTTGGAATCACTGAATAAACACGGCGATATAGCCACTTTTCTGGTGAACTCCCGGCATCTCTTGATTTCTCGTGCGTTACGTCAACAATGA
- the PER1 gene encoding Per1p (ancestral locus Anc_1.72) — translation MRFSVTLLALLATVGSASPGDNLPEFGDCKYACEYQKSCPGSQINYIDASTNEFSDWRFDQCPLALSTFLFWDCISDCDYQCQQIITKSRIQDGEEILQFHGKWPFLRLFGTQELFSTLFSIGNFVPHYYGFQKLSDKIRRLENRGDTRRLTLLQNYTYVAIAGMLAWSASTIFHLRDLLITEKLDYFFAGGTVLTGFHAIFARMTRLDQHPKVARLFSLSVAFIFALHLLRLYVDWSYTYNMRFNVFFGLLQYLLLLLLAYQNYSSLKAQTYGTQRRAYDRRASNMFNLCVVPVLLVGSTAMAMSLELFDFFVYSWQIDAHALWHMCTIWPSWVLYSFFLHDFDFAAKANIH, via the coding sequence ATGCGTTTCAGTGTGACTCTGTTGGCCTTACTGGCAACTGTCGGATCTGCATCACCTGGCGACAACTTACCTGAGTTTGGCGACTGCAAATATGCCTGCGAGTATCAAAAATCGTGTCCCGGATCGCAGATCAATTACATAGATGCATCCACTAATGAGTTCAGTGATTGGCGGTTTGATCAATGTCCATTGGCGCTATCTACTTTCCTATTTTGGGATTGCATCTCAGATTGTGATTATCAATGTCAACAAATAATAACCAAATCTAGAATTCAAGACGGCGAGGAGATTCTACAGTTCCACGGTAAATGGCCATTCCTCAGACTTTTCGGTACTCAAGAACTATTCTCCACCCTATTTAGTATAGGAAACTTTGTTCCTCATTACTATGGTTTCCAAAAACTGAGTGACAAGATCCGGAGGCTGGAAAATAGAGGTGACACTAGGAGGTTGActcttttgcaaaattACACCTATGTGGCCATCGCTGGTATGCTGGCGTGGTCCGCGAGCACCATATTTCACTTGAGGGATTTGCTGATCACTGAGAAACTGGACTACTTTTTCGCTGGTGGTACTGTCCTTACTGGATTTCACGCCATATTCGCTAGAATGACGCGCCTTGATCAACATCCCAAGGTTGCCAGATTGTTTTCGTTGTCGGTGGCCTTCATCTTTGCTCTCCATCTGCTCCGGCTATACGTTGACTGGTCATACACCTACAACATGAGGTTTAACGTTTTCTTCGGATTGCTGCAATACCTGCTACTGTTGCTTCTGGCGTACCAAAACTACTCGTCCCTCAAAGCTCAAACATATGGTACTCAAAGACGTGCCTACGATAGACGTGCATCTAACATGTTCAACCTGTGTGTCGTTCCGGTACTACTCGTGGGATCGACCGCTATGGCTATGTCATTGGAGCTTTTTGATTTCTTTGTTTACAGTTGGCAAATTGACGCACACGCCCTGTGGCATATGTGCACGATCTGGCCATCCTGGGTCCTATACagcttttttcttcacGATTTTGATTTCGCGGCCAAGGCCAACATCCACTAG